In a genomic window of Callithrix jacchus isolate 240 chromosome 22, calJac240_pri, whole genome shotgun sequence:
- the GADD45GIP1 gene encoding large ribosomal subunit protein mL64, with protein sequence MAASVRQARSLPGLAATLGLGSRGYRAPPPPRRRPGPRWPDPEDLLTPRWQLRPRYAAKQFARYGAASGVDPGSLWPSPEQRRELEAKEREWYPTLATMQESLRVKQLAEEQKRQEREQHIAECMAKMPKMIEKWRQQQRERREKEEADKERRARLQAEAQERLGYQVDPRSTRFQELLQDLEKKERKRLKEEKQRQKKEARAAAMAAMAAQDPAASEAPSS encoded by the exons ATGGCGGCGTCCGTGCGACAGGCACGTAGCCTGCCGGGGCTGGCGGCGACGCTGGGCCTGGGTTCCCGTGGCTACCgggcccccccgcccccccgccgcAGGCCAGGACCCCGGTGGCCAGACCCCGAGGACCTCCTGACCCCGCGATGGCAGCTGAGGCCGCGCTACGCAGCTAAGCAGTTCGCGCGTTACGGCGCTGCCTCCGGGGTGGACCCCGGTTCGCTATGGCCGTCGCCGGAGCAGCGGAGGGAGCTGGAGGCTAAGGAGCGCGAATGGTACCCAACCCTGGCGACCATGCAGGAGTCGCTGCGGGTGAAGCAGCTGGCCGAAGAGCAGAAGCGTCAGGAGAG GGAGCAGCACATCGCAGAGTGCATGGCCAAGATGCCAAAGATGATTGAGAAATGGCGGCAGCAGCAACGGGAGcgcagggagaaggaagaggctgACAAGGAGAGGAGGGCCCGACTGCAGGCTGAGGCCCAGGAGCGCCTAGGCTACCAAGTGGACCCAAGGAGCACCCGCTTCCAGGAGCTGCTCCAGGACCTAGAGAAGAAGGAGCGCAAGCGCCTCaaggaggaaaaacaaagacagaagaaGGAGGCACGAGCTGCTGCAATGGCTGCGATGGCAGCCCAGGACCCAGCAGCCTCAGAGGCACCCAGCTCCTGA